The Elusimicrobiota bacterium genomic sequence ATACTATTCATTTTTGTAAACCTTGATATGTACTCGCTCATATACGCGTCACCATAGACTTTACGGTACACATAACCCGATACATTAACACTATCCACTAACCCGTCACGTACCCATGTATCCCATGGCTGCGCGGTAGGGAATTTACGTTCAAGCGTATGCGCACCCCAGGTATAGAACATGATAGGCTTACCGGGTTTTACCCTGCGGATTTCATCAACTGCAGCTTTCATTATGACGGTAACAGCATCGCGTTTGTACTGTAGCCATTCAGGTGAACGCACATTGATGGTATCAGCTGTCACACCGTACTTTGCGCAGAACCCGTCAACAAACGGTTTCCGGAAATCAGTATCGTGTTTATTAGGAAAGCGCATATAGTCAAGTATAATACCATCAATATCATAGTTTGCCGCTACTTCCGACCATAAACTTACAAGATACTTCTTCGCGTCCTCATTTGACGGCGAAAACCACGCAATATTTTTGTACCCGCTTGTAGATTTACGCACTACCGCCCAGTCAGGATTGTCTACTAACACCCCGTCTTTTGCCGGTTCATCTTCCGACCCAGCAACTAAACAGCATACCCAAGGGTACACCATTTGCCCGCGTTTATGCGCTTCTTCAATAAACACTTTCAGCGGGTCCCATCCCTCTACTGCGTGTTTTTTAACAATTTTACTGTCATACAAAACCGTGTGGTTGGAGTACACCGTCAACGGCGCGAAGCACATTATCCTGGCATCCTTTGCTTTATCAAGCAGTTTCTGTATATCTTCCCGCCCTTTTGACTCAGTTTTGTCTACCATACTCATTAATTGCAGGTATGCACCAATAAAATCAAGTTTATTCTCGGTAACCGGATATTCTGACATAACAATCTCCTTCATTGCTGTGTATAACGGATTAATCTTATCACCTGGGGGACAGTATAACCGCACAATATCGCCATACTTTTTTGCTAGCTTAACCGCATCCTTAAGGTACTCCGGTGACGGCGGACTCTTGTGCCAGCTGGTGGGTGCAGCATAAACGTTAACCGCAACAATTTTATCCTCCCCCGCGAACTTACGGATATCAGTAATCTGTTTCTCCATCTCATCAGTTTTCTCAAGGTCAATATACGCAAACATTGTACCGTCGACATAATCATTGTAATCCTGTTTAATAAACCCGGGCTTAGTTTTTGTTATCGGATAATACAGTATCGGCAAAAACACGAGGTCAGGGTTAATACTGCGCATGATATCCGTCATTTTTTCTATGTACGCAGGCTTGAATAACCCAAGGTTGTTGACATTAGGGAAATCGTCAATACACAACCCCGCGACATTACTATAAGTTTTTGAGAGTACCGCAATATTATGCGCCCAGGAAAGATAGTTCAACCTGAACGGTTCAGAGAAAAACCGTGCTGCCGGCGGCGACTCTGACGGCGGGACAAGTGTTATCCACACATCAATACCCTTTTTTTGCGCTAACGGCACGAACTCAACAAGTTTTTGGTAATCAGTTGTACTTCTCCACACGAGAAACTCGTAGTCCTTAACCCCGAGTTCAACAAGGCTTTCCACCAACTTTTCAGGAGGTACCTGATTCTGTGCGTCACGCAACTGAAGGTCGTATAATGTAAGCCTACCCGTAAACTTATCTTTTAACCTTTTTGCCCGTGATTTTAAATCAATACTTTTTTTGTAATCTTTGTAATAAAGTTCCACTAACCCGCACTTTTGTTCTGTTAACACTGCATTGTTATCAGACATAACTTTTATGTTCAACTCATAAGTCCCGTCAATTATGTTCTCCGGTACAGCAATAGTTACGTACGTCATTTTCCCGGGTGCGTTCAACCCTGTAGACTGCCGGGATGTTTGTACCTCCGGCACAGTTGAACCGTTAACCTCAAATTTTGTGAATGTACACTCCACCTCAACTTTCTCAGTTGTTTTAGGTAATGACACATAAAAATACCGGTTAATTTTACCCGTGATAACCGGTAACTCAAACGCCACGTCCTTAAGTTCAAACGCTTCCGATGGAAACAACCAGATCAACGTATTCTCAATAATTGTACGCATAGACTTATTTTCGTCATACAGATAGTCACCGGAGAACGTGTTAAAGTTGAAGTACACAATCTCCCCAAGCCCATAATTATTCGCTATGATCAACGGTATTTCTGGAACAACGTTTTGCTCAGTCGCGGGTTCTATCAGTTTTGCGCTGAGTACAACATTTTTATTATCCTCAACGGAACGCATGCAGTTACCCCCGATCTCAGTAACAAACTTTGTGACCCCGTTGATTGACGGGTGCTCGGGTTTAACAATGTTTACCTCCATTTTCTTACCGTACATTGTGCGGGAAGGCGGGATCATCCCCAGAACCTTAAACAATACCCAGTCCTTCGGGTAATACGCCGGTGCATCCAACCACAAAAGTTTACCGCCATCCTCGACATACTTTGCAAGGTTTATATCCGCTTTCTCGGGATACAGGTATTGCATATAACCTATGATACACGCATACTTCTTAAGTGCAGCAACATCCGCTAGTTTCGCGTCATTAACAATATCATACTTCACGCCTTTAGCATCCATAAAATCCCGGAGGTACTTCTGATAAATCCCGGTAGGGCGTTTGTACTTAACACCGTTAGCTTCAGAGATAATTAATCCTATCACCGCATTACCTCCTTTGTCTTCACAATAACCAATACCTGACATAAATAACAACATTGAGGAAAACAATAAAACCGTGTGTGCTTTCATTTTAATTTAGAAGCCTTTCTAAAAAACAAATATTATTGTTTTATAAATAATAAAAAGCGGGGGACGGGATTCGAACCCGCGACGTCCAGCTTGGGAAGCTGGCATTCTACCGCTGAATTACCCCCGCAGAACATATTGATGTTTATATTATAGAACTATCCAACAACTTTTTCAAATACTCTATACTTTTTGTATAACTTACCACCCATAAACTCCGCAGCGCGGTTGGTAAGCGTATTATCTTCCAGTACCCACGAGAACTCGCAGTCAATATACCCTTTTTTCTTTGCACCAATAAGCGAGTGGTAATACATCAACCCTTCGATCCCGCGGTTACGGTATTTCTTTACCACACCCATGATCAACAACCTCAACCCCTTAATTTTCCGTGAGTACCACAAAAACTTTGCAAGGCCAATAGGCCCGAGCCGTCCGTTCATACGTTTAAACACTTCATTATAATCCGGTGCTACGAGCAAAATCCCTACCGGCTCGCCATTAACCAGCGCAATCGCTGTGGGTTCCGGGACAAATAACGGTTTCAATTGTTTAGCGGTTGACTCAAACTCTTCACGTGTCCACGGGACAAAACCCCAGTTTTTTTCCCATGCATTATTATATATCTGCACAACACGCTCAACTTCAGCATCAAAATCCGTGAGGTCAACATCCCGTACTTCAATCCCGGGCTCACGTTTTTGTACGCGTTCCGCGAACTTCGCCAGTTTTTCCTGTGGCCCATCTTTTACCTGCATCATCCACGCGTATAAATCTTTTGCTTTTGTATACCCGCACTTCTCTACGAGATCAAGATAATACTTAGGGTTATACATCATCATCAATCTAGCACTGGAATCCCATCCCTCAAGCAAAAACCCGATCTCATCATTTGACGATGGGGATACAGGCCCAATAACTTTTGTCATCCCCTTAGACTTAACCCACTCCTCCGCAAGTGCCAGCAATTTACCCGCAACTACCGTATCGTCAATACACTCAAAAAACCCGAAGAACCCGGTTTTTTCATTGTGAAACTCAACAAAGTTATTGTCAACAATCCCCGCGATACGCCCCACGTATTTACCATCACGTTTGAGGAGGAACAACTTTTTCTCTGCATGTTTCCAAAACGGATTTTTTTTCTCGGATAACAAAAATTCGCGGTCAGAAAGTAACGGAGGAACCCATAACGGGTCTGATTTATATATCTGCCAGGGAAACTTCAAAAATTGCATGAATAACGACGGCGTGTTTACTTCAATAACCTGAAAGTTTTGCATATTACGGTATAATCGCCAGTTGTTTCCCGACTTTACTGAATACATCCAGCGCAAAATCCAGTTGTTTATCAGTATGTGTAGCGATATAACTCGTACGTATAAGCGTCCGGCCCGGCGGCACTGCCGGCGGCATTACAATATTAATAAACAATCCATGTTCACTAGCGAACCGCCAGAACGCGATACCCATAATATCGGTAGGCATTAGCCCGAGGTTAACAAACTGTTCACCTCCGGGAAGGTTTTTTACAACTTCCAAACTCCGTTCATTCTCGTGGAACAATAACGGTATTATCGGCGTACAACTTTCCCCGATGTCGTATCCCATAGATTTCAGGCCATCCATCATTTTCTGTGTATTCTTCCATAACTGTTCCCGCCGTTGAGGTTCAGCCTGTATTATCTCCAATGACTTCAATGCTGCAGCAGCATTTGCAGGCGGGATTGCCGCACTAAAGATTAATGACCGCGCGTTATGGCGGACATAATCAATAGTTTTTTTATCCGCCGCAATAAATCCTCCGAGTGACGCTAATGACTTACTGAACGTACC encodes the following:
- a CDS encoding family 10 glycosylhydrolase yields the protein MKAHTVLLFSSMLLFMSGIGYCEDKGGNAVIGLIISEANGVKYKRPTGIYQKYLRDFMDAKGVKYDIVNDAKLADVAALKKYACIIGYMQYLYPEKADINLAKYVEDGGKLLWLDAPAYYPKDWVLFKVLGMIPPSRTMYGKKMEVNIVKPEHPSINGVTKFVTEIGGNCMRSVEDNKNVVLSAKLIEPATEQNVVPEIPLIIANNYGLGEIVYFNFNTFSGDYLYDENKSMRTIIENTLIWLFPSEAFELKDVAFELPVITGKINRYFYVSLPKTTEKVEVECTFTKFEVNGSTVPEVQTSRQSTGLNAPGKMTYVTIAVPENIIDGTYELNIKVMSDNNAVLTEQKCGLVELYYKDYKKSIDLKSRAKRLKDKFTGRLTLYDLQLRDAQNQVPPEKLVESLVELGVKDYEFLVWRSTTDYQKLVEFVPLAQKKGIDVWITLVPPSESPPAARFFSEPFRLNYLSWAHNIAVLSKTYSNVAGLCIDDFPNVNNLGLFKPAYIEKMTDIMRSINPDLVFLPILYYPITKTKPGFIKQDYNDYVDGTMFAYIDLEKTDEMEKQITDIRKFAGEDKIVAVNVYAAPTSWHKSPPSPEYLKDAVKLAKKYGDIVRLYCPPGDKINPLYTAMKEIVMSEYPVTENKLDFIGAYLQLMSMVDKTESKGREDIQKLLDKAKDARIMCFAPLTVYSNHTVLYDSKIVKKHAVEGWDPLKVFIEEAHKRGQMVYPWVCCLVAGSEDEPAKDGVLVDNPDWAVVRKSTSGYKNIAWFSPSNEDAKKYLVSLWSEVAANYDIDGIILDYMRFPNKHDTDFRKPFVDGFCAKYGVTADTINVRSPEWLQYKRDAVTVIMKAAVDEIRRVKPGKPIMFYTWGAHTLERKFPTAQPWDTWVRDGLVDSVNVSGYVYRKVYGDAYMSEYISRFTKMNSIIAENNPKVQGSTALGVYTSHGKLDSAAEVCEYIDVARQYGVSNIFLFTLNSMEKFGYLDEVIKNKLFSPLLR